The Corvus moneduloides isolate bCorMon1 chromosome 28, bCorMon1.pri, whole genome shotgun sequence genome includes the window GGGTGGGGGGTGAGGGCACAGGCAGGACCTGGCATCCCCAGCCCCTCGCTGCCCTCTGCCCGGCcatcccccagccccgggggcaCTGCAGGGTGAGCCGTGCAGGGACAGCGCTGGTgtgccagggacacccaggggtgCAGGGTGGGGATGCTCCTGGTTATGGGGTGCTCACGGGTGCTCGGGACAATGCACACAGAGCAAGAGGGGCGCCCATGGGGGGCACGAGCAGGTGTGGGGACACCCCCGTGGgtgccccagggctgtggggtacacacacacatagtgGGGGTGCAGAGGGGCACACACAGGGGGTAGTGAGCCCTGGGGGGCACTCGGTCACTGCGGAAGGGCTGCAGGGCCACAGGGGGCTGGGGATGATCCCAGGgttcccagggcaggagcaggggcaccCTCTCAACTCACCGAAGGCCTTTTTGGGCTGGACCAGGCGGAGGGTGAAGGGCTGAGCCCGCGGCAGCTCCCGCAGCATCCGAGCCACCTCATAGTGGCGGCAGCCCACGATGGTGTGGTCGTTGATGGCCTCGATGCTGTCCCCCACACACACTGTCTGCAGCCGGTTGATGATGCTCCCCTCCTTGATCCTCTGGGGACCAcggtgggacagggacacggcAACCACATGGCACAATGGGACAGTCAGACACAGCCCCCATCCCGCCGCACACACGGCCACCTCAGTGGTCCCACACCCTTTGGTAGCCAGGTCAGGCAGGGGAGACCTCCAGGGCCGGGGTGGACACAGGGAAGGATTGATGTGGGGAGTCAGGGAGGAGCCTGATTCCAGGGAGGGGATGCATGGGGGATGTCACCTGCAGAACCACagtccccagggctgccccagccccagcctggtcCCCAGGGGCTCACCTTGATGAAGGCGTAGCCGGCCCCGTTGTCTGTGATGGTGAGGCCAAGCGCGTCCTCTGTCTTGGTCACCTCCACCTCCTTGGTCTCGCCCCGGACGTGGGCAAAGATGAAATCCTCCAGGCCAATCTGTCCccccagcagcttctgcatGTCCACTTTGTGTGTGTTGAGCGTGCAGAAGAGGATCTGCCCCGGGGAACCCCATCAGCCGGGACTGGGGATGCCCCAGTAGGGCAAGAGGTGTCAGGGGAGCCACGGCCAGTTCAAGGGGATTTGGTCAGATCTGGGCACTGCTAGAAGAGAAGggcccagggacccccagcctGCCTGGGACCCtgcactgccccatccctgtgcaccttcccacagctccaggcagctgcaACCAGCCAGGGAactggcagccctggctccctgccCACATACagaggagaaactgaggcacagagcccCCAAGCCCTCCCCAGAGGAGCTGATACAGCCCTGAGGCCAAAACATCTTTCCAGAAAACTTTGGGGACTACGTTTGCAAGCATCTGGGGACTTGTGGATGCACAGGCCACAGACAGTGCCACAGGGTGcgtgtccctgcctggggcacAAAGACCCCTCCCCGGGCCGCAGCCCCTCACCTCGGTGGGCGAGATGTCGAAGACCTCAGCGATTTTGGCGTAGAGCTCTTTGACGTTGGTGAAGCCCTCGATGCGCCCCGTGGGGCTGCCGTGGGCCAGCTGCGTGTGGAACACCAGCCTGGGGCGGGCACGGGGAGCCcggggggccgcggggccggcggcggggggctcgggggtccccgGCTCCTGCCCCACGCCGTTCTCCATGGGGCCGCCCTCGGGGGGCTGCCGGCCGTGCCTGCCCGCCCGCTGCATCCCTGCGGCGCTGCTGAATTATGGATGGAGCTGGCTCCCCGCCGGCCGTAAGGTGATCCCCGCGCCCGGGAACCTGAGCCGCTGGCGCAGGTCAGCCGCGGGGATCGGGTGAGCTCTGCCACGTAGGAagagccctggccaggctggaggtGGGAGAGCAGCCGGCCCAGAGCCAGCACCACCGCACCctccccagctggggctgggggctgcagtgATGGGCTCGGGGCTGTGGGCCGCTGATCCACCCCAACAGCCCCAGGATCACCTCCAGAGCTCCCTCTGAGCACAAACACACAGGGACCAGAGTGGTTTTCTCCCGCATTTATTTgctcccatctccatcccaaGCCCAGCGGCACCAGGAGATGGCCAATGGCAGATGCAGCTACACAGCGCAGGCCTGGCAtgggaggcaggggcaggaACACCCCGGCCCCGTCAGACCCAGGGCCAGGCCCACGTAGTGCTAAGTAAGAAAATAAGACACTCTCTAATTACAGTCTGAGATTAATGACAGGCAGCCCCGGGGACACCGACCCCGACCCCGGTTGCCAGCACAGTGGTCCCACGAGAGCAGGGGGGCTCAGGCAAAaggggcaggaggcagaagcCAGTGCAGCACACCCGGGGTCCCTGCAAGCAAGAAGGGGTCGGCCACAGCTCCCCTGCTACAGGGGTCCCCACCCCAGGACATGGCGGGTCCCACCTCCCCTCTTCCAGGGGTCCCCACCATGGGAAGGGGtcagtcccagctctcccctgcTTCCTGCCCCAGGAGGGGGTCAGTGCCAGCTCCCCTCGGGCCTGAAGAGTTTTATTGCTTTCAGGAGCTCGCTGCCTGATCCCAGATatgaagggaaaggaggagagccAAGCAGGGTGACAGGGGCAGGGGCTGAAGGCACccattaaataaaagcagaggcaggcagtgggaaggagctgccccCATGCCCTTGCTGGGATGAGACCAAGGGGCTCCCCAGCTGGCCAGGGgacaggaggaagcagcaggaccAAGAGGGTCCCAGTCATTCCCCACTGccccccatccccacagccccagtTCACCCTGAAGGGGTGTGTTCACTCCAGGCCCAACCCCAACCCCTGCCCCAGTTggcaaggcagggctggggggctcaggtGAGAGCAGGGGGTGCTCACGCCAACGCTGACCCTCTCCCAGCGCTGCCCCCGCCGGGCTCTCAGCCCTGTCACTGCTTGTCCCCCGGAGCTCGAGGTTCCCGGAGCTGCTGCGGCCATGGGTCGGGCGCTCCGGGCTGGGGggtcccagctgcaggaaggtgcgaggggcagggggagcagccaGACCCCCTGCAGAGACTGTCCCTTGAGTGAGCTCCAAGGGACAGCCCCGGGGTCCAGCCAGGCCCAGGGTCTGGAAGGACTGGTCCTCTCACAAGTGTTCactgaggagggagaaaagagtGGCTGAGTCACAGAATCCCACAATGGTTTGCActggaaaggatcttaaagctcatccagctcctccccctgccatgggcagggacacctcccactgtcccaggctgctccaagccccaatgtccagcctggccttggccactgccagggatccaggggcagccccagctgctctgggcaccctgtgccagggcctgcccaccctcccagggaacaattccttcccaatctcccatccagccctgccctctggcactgggaagccattccctggctcctgcccctccatgccttgtccccagtccctctgcagctctcctggagcccctttaggccctgcaaggggctcggagctctccctggagccttctcctctccagatgagcacccccagctctcccagcctggctccagagcagaggggctccagccctgggagcagctccgtggcctcctctggactggctccagcagatCAGCATCTTCAGACATGGGGACACCTCCTGAATCAGGGACTGGGCTTccctctcccacagctccctggagcagctccaagtCCATCTCTGTCCACAccttccctgctcagctcccatCACCACTGGCTCAAGGTCAACCCCGCAGTCCCATGGGGACACCCGTGCCACAGTCCCAGCCCTGCGCTCACCTGGCGATCCGGGACAGGATCTCCTTGACACGCAGCACCAGCGGCTCGTGCTGCAGGGGGTTGCTCTCAATGGCACTGTGCAGTTTGGCCATGTAGAAGTCCAGGGTGCTCAGCGTGGGCGTCTCCCCAGTTCCTGTGAGGTGACAGCCCAgtgagcagggccagcaggtcCCCACCCAACCCTGCCCATGCACTGGGGACGGCAGAAGGGACCCCAGCACCAGGTGCCACCTCCTGCACTGGCACAAGCCCAGGAACACATGGATTTGGGCTAATCTGGGGTGCAGCTGTCAGTGTGGCTCCAGAGAAAGAGGATCCCAGCCTGCCCCGGCCCAGGACAGGGAAGCCAGCTGGCTGTCACATCCCTGGGCTTCCTGGAAAGCCTCCCAAGTGCTGCAGgatcccaccccagcagcagatGGGCACTTACCAGCACCCCACTGCCCCACTGTGCTTCCCTGCATGGGATGGGGGGACCCCTCAGTGCCCCTCTGCCCAGGCAAGGGTCCCAGCAGCCGGGGGCCCCCACGGCTGCCCCCAACTCACCGGGGATGGGCAGGGAGGCGAAGCTGGCAGTGAGGGCCTGCCGCACggactgcagctgctgctgcagggccagggtCTGCCGCTCCTCCTGcgccagctcctgctccagcttctccttgGCGCAGTTCATGCTCTCCGTGTGCTTCTGCAGGATGGCGTTCTGCTCCTCGAACTCCGTGTTCATCTTGCGCAGGCGCCGCAGCTCGGCCTCCCGGGCTGCCGGGACAGCACCGTGTCCGCAGGGACAGACCCCGACCTCCCTcttccaaacccaaaccccGTTCCAGCCACGGGGTCCCTCCATCCGGGCTCCCTAGGGACCTTCCACAGCCCCTACCTTTGTTTTGGTCCAAGAACTCCTCAGTGAAGATGGGCACATCGAAGGTGGAGAAGGTGTCGCTGCACTCGCCAGCCTGAGGGACAAGAGGGAGGGGttgggcagggctgagcccaccAGAGGGGACCCCAACACCTTGGGGCCGGGCTGATGaaggcactgggacagggtgAGGGCTGGCCCCACCTGGCAAGCGGGAAGGGAGGACGGCTATGCTCTGCCTCCCACCCCTCCAGAAACCTGGGACTCACAGCCCCGGAACTCTCTCTGCCCACCCAcacctgcagccagcccagcagtgccacgtgcctcagtttccccacacaCAGGCAGACCTGACAGGGCCTTACCTTGTGCGGGTGTCCGTTGAGTAGGGTGTTCACGGCCACTGCGCCCACGTCCTctgcaggggaggaaggaggtCACCCCGGGGGCTGGCCTTGTGTCCCCGAAAGGCTCTGACAGCACCTGGCTGGATCCTGGTAGCCATTGCTCCCACAACCCACCTTTCTTGATCTTTTTCTCCTGGATCTTCTCCGTGCACATTTTGTAGGCCTCTGACTGCTGGTATTCCCGCAGCTCCTTCATGTACTGCTGCTTCTCCCGCTCCGCTTCATCCAGGTACCGCTGTGGCAGGGCACAGAGGGGCCTCAGCCTGGCCCAACCCAAGCTGCCGGGAGCTGCTgacccctccctgcccagctctcacTCCCGAGCACTGGGCCCAACAACTTCCCTGGAGCAAGCTCAGGGGTTCGGGGAgcaggctctggagctgctcagccttGGTGGTCTCTCCCGGGAGCCAGTACCTGCTTCTCCGAGAGCTGCAGTTTGCTCCACTCTGCTCCCAGCATCTTAGTGATCTCCGGGAAGGGCAGGTCGGGATGCTGCGTGCGGATCTGCTCGCGCCGCTCGTTCAGGAAGCGCACGTAGCCCGTCACGGGGGCTTTGGGGCCGTTGGGAAGgatcttcttcctcttcttgccCTTGGGCCAGCCCCTCTTCTTCAC containing:
- the HMG20B gene encoding SWI/SNF-related matrix-associated actin-dependent regulator of chromatin subfamily E member 1-related; translation: MAHSTKQPPAALLHATGKAQHGNFLVAIKQEKGESARVGGEKPEEEPVKKRGWPKGKKRKKILPNGPKAPVTGYVRFLNERREQIRTQHPDLPFPEITKMLGAEWSKLQLSEKQRYLDEAEREKQQYMKELREYQQSEAYKMCTEKIQEKKIKKEDVGAVAVNTLLNGHPHKAGECSDTFSTFDVPIFTEEFLDQNKAREAELRRLRKMNTEFEEQNAILQKHTESMNCAKEKLEQELAQEERQTLALQQQLQSVRQALTASFASLPIPGTGETPTLSTLDFYMAKLHSAIESNPLQHEPLVLRVKEILSRIASEHL
- the GIPC3 gene encoding LOW QUALITY PROTEIN: PDZ domain-containing protein GIPC3 (The sequence of the model RefSeq protein was modified relative to this genomic sequence to represent the inferred CDS: inserted 3 bases in 2 codons), whose amino-acid sequence is WGCWGGSAAHSPEPITAAPSPSWGGCGGAGSGPAALPPPAWPGLFLRGRAHPIPAADXCASGSGSRARGSPYGRRGASSIHNSAAPQGCSGRAGTAGSPPRAAPWRTAWGRSRGPPSPPPPAPRPPXAPRARPRLVFHTQLAHGSPTGRIEGFTNVKELYAKIAEVFDISPTEILFCTLNTHKVDMQKLLGGQIGLEDFIFAHVRGETKEVEVTKTEDALGLTITDNGAGYAFIKRIKEGSIINRLQTVCVGDSIEAINDHTIVGCRHYEVARMLRELPRAQPFTLRLVQPKKAFDMIGQRTRTSKSPGEGRVASGKETLRLRTQGPAVLEEGPSPTEEEAARQVDDLLESYMGIRDSELASTMVEAAKGSPSVAQLAQGLDSVLGEFAFPQEFVAEVWAAVCHPKGDKE